Proteins from one Podarcis raffonei isolate rPodRaf1 chromosome 1, rPodRaf1.pri, whole genome shotgun sequence genomic window:
- the FIBIN gene encoding fin bud initiation factor homolog, which produces MGLPLGLRLVGLLGCLGSVCRGYFDGPLYPEMSNGTLHHYFVPDGDYEENDDPEKCQLLFRVSERRRCWAAEEEQRAAAAPGLTLREELTVLGRQVEDAARVLEGIRKSISYDLDGEESYGKYLRREATQIGDAYANSDKSLGELENKFRQGQEHESREGSRLSEDFAGMLVHARALLKDTLAVSAGLRDKYELLALTVRSHGTRLSRLKTEYLKG; this is translated from the coding sequence ATGGGGCTGCCCCTGGGGCTTCGCCTGGTGGGGCTGCTGGGCTGCTTGGGCAGCGTGTGCCGCGGCTACTTCGACGGGCCGCTGTACCCGGAGATGTCCAACGGGACGCTGCACCACTACTTCGTGCCCGACGGCGACTACGAGGAGAACGACGACCCGGAGAAGTGCCAGCTGCTCTTCAGGGTGAGCGAGCGGCGGCGCTGCTGGGCGGCCGAGGAGGAGCAGCGGGCGGCGGCGGCCCCCGGCCTGACCCTGCGCGAGGAGCTCACCGTCCTGGGCCGGCAGGTGGAGGACGCGGCGCGGGTGCTCGAGGGCATCCGCAAGAGCATCTCGTACGACCTGGACGGCGAGGAGAGCTACGGCAAGTACCTGCGCCGCGAGGCCACGCAGATCGGCGACGCCTACGCCAACTCGGACAAGTCCCTGGGCGAGCTGGAAAACAAGTTCCGGCAGGGCCAGGAGCACGAGAGCCGCGAGGGGAGCCGCCTCAGCGAGGACTTCGCCGGCATGCTCGTGCACGCGCGCGCCCTCCTCAAGGACACGCTGGCCGTCTCGGCGGGCCTCCGGGACAAGTACGAGCTGCTCGCGCTCACCGTGCGCAGCCACGGCACGCGCCTCAGCCGCCTCAAGACCGAGTACCTCAAAGGctga